The Betta splendens chromosome 4, fBetSpl5.4, whole genome shotgun sequence genome contains a region encoding:
- the LOC114853947 gene encoding uncharacterized protein LOC114853947 isoform X5, translated as MRELNAILDDEYSLLTLLHDLHPILHMVTAEQLADCKLLFIFDGLDESRLSLDFNISEVVSDVTENASVEVLLTNLIQGNLLPSALVWITSRPAAPTHIPPTCVDRVTEVRGFTDAQKDEYFRRMSSHEDLSSRIISHVKTSRSLHIMCQIPVFCWITATVLEHMLTTEQTGELPKTLTDLYSHFLLVQTRRKRNNKEHEMSSQELTEADREVLLKLGKLAWEHLEKGHILFYEEDLKRLRINVQEALDCPGLWKNIFKKDKLMIFKPVYCFVHLSIQEFLAAVYIFHSYANSKMTAQKNFLKVQKYTYSQPNAFLKNMARYFGKYFDCNTSFDVFLMKAMRKSLSSKHGHLDLFIRFLHGLSLESNQSLLGGLIGQLEDIPQITDRVINNLKMMTNVVTFDGDSNHKAMTSADISPDRSMNIFHCLMEMNDQSVDQEIQDFLKSGDISKKRLSEIHCSALAYMLQISEEVLEEVDLKKYNTSEEGRQRLIPAVRNCRKAQISGCELEENHCGVLASVLQSYPFHLRELSLSCCQLNRVLLLKTLFAGLENPSCRLATLRLRHCSLSGMGCALLVSALKSNPSHLRQLELSVDNLQDSGVKALCGFLEKPDCQLEILRLRYCCLSRIGCMYLALAVKSNPSHLKELDITGNEPWDSVVRALSDFVKNPHFRLETLRHGRRSPVSAEEGLPCCSLCHDVLNDPMSTSCGHWFCRQCVTSYWDQCCAPKDHSCPQCGEIPRAAEVTESQASNTHNRQLQEVSDEHKLSLRMRYGCSDIESQFWIYPDTYVTVGHSEETHVQHEVMQLQTIYKKKTRHGIPIKVHDIFKGLNEHEIHIRVVLTKGVAGIGKTFSVQKFTLDWAEGRKNPDIIVLVLLSFRELNLIRDEQHSLLTLLHVFHPTLQKVPAEQLAVLKLLFIFDGLDESRLSLDFSHSELVSDVTHKSSVNVLLTNLIQGNLLPSALVWITSRPAAAHQIPPTCVDRVTEVRGFTDAQKDEYFRRRSTEDLSSRIISHVKTSRSLHIMCQIPVFCWITATVLEHMLTTEQRGELPKTLTDLYSHFLLVLTQKKRNKYHKGHETSPQELTEADRDVLLKLGRLAWEYLQKGNIMFYQEDLEQCGLDVTEALVHSGVCTEIFKVESVILQKTVYCFVHLSVQEFLAAVYIFHCYINRTSGVLDSFLTVWENGDSEQDSLDIFLSRVLDKSLESTNGHLDLMVQFLHGFSLEKQTPLGDLLCQTKNSLETNQKTKNNLKEMNKDAVSPERCINVVHCLLEMNDCSVYDEVQEFLRCKTGPGKRLSEIQCSALAKVLLSSEQILDTLDLERYNTSREGHLRLIPALRNCRTARLSGCEFKEPHCEVLASCLNSNPSHLRELDLSHSQLNTVTSVKLFFAGLKSLNCRLKILRLMACSLPGTSCALLAAALMSNPFHLRELDLSINDLGDSGAKDLFDFLACQDCRLDTLSLNYCSLTSMSCDGLTSALNHNPFYLRTLNLVGNDLEDGGVNKLTCLVENSKFKLETVRIENWEIKASMGT; from the exons ATGAG ggagctgaacgCCATCTTGGATGACGAGTAcagtcttctcactctgctccaTGATTTACATCCAATATTGCACATGGTCACAGCTGAGCAGCTTGCTGACTGTaagcttttattcatttttgacggcctggatgaaagcagactctcactggacttTAACATCAGTGAGGTTGTGTCTGATGTTACAGAGAATGCTTCAGTAGAAGTattgctgaccaacctcatccagggcaacctgcttccctcggctctggtctggatcacttcccgGCCTGCAGCACCCACTCACATCCCTCCTACAtgtgtggacagggtcacagaagtacgaggcttcactgacgcccagaaggacgagtacttcaggaggatGTCCAGCCACGAAGATCTATCCAGTagaatcatctcacacgtcaagacgtccaggagcctccacatcatgtgtcagatcccagtgttctgctggatcactgctacggttctggagcacatgttgactacagagcagacaggggagcttcccaagaccctgacggacctgtactcacacttcctgctggtccagaccaggaggaagaggaacaatAAGGAACATGAGATGAGTTCACAGGAGCTGACCgaggctgacagggaagttctcctgaagctggggaAGCTGGCGTGGGAACATCTGGAGAAAGGACATATCCTATTTTATGAAGAAGACCTTAAGCGATTACGGATTAACGTGCAAGAGGCCTTGGATTGCCCTGGGCTTTGgaaaaatatctttaaaaaggacaaattaATGATTTTCAAACCTGTCTACTGCTTTGTCCATCTGAGCATTCAGGAGTTTCTTGCTGCCGTCTACATCTTCCACTCCTACGCCAACAGTAAGATGACGGCCCAGAAGAATTTCCTGAAAGTCCAGAAATACACTTATTCACAACCAAATGCGTTTTTAAAGAACATGGCTAGATATTTTGGAAAATATTTTGACTGTAATACATCTTTTGATGTTTTTCTAATGAAGGCCATGAGGAAATCCTTGAGTAGTAAACATGGCCACTTGGATCTCTTCATTCGCTTTCTTCATGGCCTCtctctggagtccaaccagagtcTTTTAGGGGGTCTGATAGGTCAGCTGGAGGACATCCCTCAAATCACAGACAGAGTTATAAACAATCTGAAGATGATGACCAATGTGGTTACTTTTGATGGAGACAGCAATCACAAAGCTATGACCAGTGCTGATATTTCTCCTGACCGGAGCATGAACATCTttcactgtctgatggagatgaacgaccagtCGGTCGATCAGGAAATCCAAGACTTCCTGAAGTCAGGGGACATATCGAAGAAGAGACTCTCTGAGATCCACTGCTCAGCTCtcgcctacatgctgcagatatcagaggaggttctggaggaggtTGACCTAAAgaagtacaacacatcagaggagggacgacagaggctgatcccagctgtgaggaactgcagaaaagCTCA AATTTCTGGCTGTGAGCTTGAGGAGAATCACTGTGGTGTTCTGGCCTCTGTTCTTCAGTCGTACCCGTTTCACCTGAGAGAGTTAAGCCTGAGTTGCTGCCAGCTGAACAGAGTCTTGTTGTTGAAGACGCTTTTTGCTGGACTGGAGAATCCCAGCTGTAGACTGGCAACGTTGAG ACTGAGacactgcagtttgtcaggaaTGGGCTGTGCTTTACTGGTCTCTGCTTTGAAGTcaaacccctcccatctgagacaACTGGAGCTGAGTGTcgacaacctgcaggactcggGAGTAAAAGCCTTGTGTGGTTTCCTGGAAAAGCCTGACTGTCAACTGGAGATCCTGAG ACTGAGGTACTGCTGTTTGTCAAGGATTGGCTGTATGTATCTGGCTTTAGCTGTGAAGTCAAACCCATCACATCTGAAAGAGCTGGACATCACTGGAAATGAACCATGGGACtcggttgtcagggctctgtctGACTTTGTGAAGAATCCACATTTTAGACTGGAGACTCTAAG ACATGGAAGGAGGAGTCCTGTTTCTGCAGAGGAAGGACTTCCCTGTTGCTCTTTGTGTCACGACGTGCTGAATGATCCAATGTCAACCAGCTGCGGACACTGGTTCTGTAGACAGTGCGTCACCTCATACTGGGACCAGTGTTGTGCACCAAAAGACCACTCGTGCCCCCAGTGTGGAGAAATACCTAGAGCAGCAGAAGTGACAGAGAGCCAGGCCAGCAATACACACA ATAGACAATTGCAAGAGGTTTCAGATGAACATAAGCTCAGTCTAAGGATGAGATATGGGTGTAGCGACATAGAAAGTCAGTTCTGGATCTACCCTGACACATACGTCACAGTTGGTCACAGTGAAGAGACTCATGTTCAGCATGAAGTGATGCAACTTCAgaccatttacaaaaaaaagactCGCCATGGCATCCCAATCAAGGTCCATGACATCTTTAAAGGTTTAAATGAGCATGAGATACACATTAGAGTGGTTCTAACAAAGGGCGTTGCTGGCATTGGAAAAACCTTCTCAgtgcagaagttcactctggactgggcagAGGGTCGGAAAAACCCAGATATCAttgtgctggttctgctgtcgttcagggagctgaacctgatcagagatgagcagcacagccttctcacgctgctccatgttttccatccaacgctccagaaggtcccagcagagcagctcgctgtcctgaagcttctgttcatctttgacggcctggatgaaagcagactctcactggacttcagccacagtgagctggtgtctgacgtcacacacaagtcatcagttaatgtgctgctgaccaacctcatccagggcaacctgcttccctcggctctggtctggatcacttcccgacccgcagcggcccatcagatccctcctacgtgtgtggacagggtcacagaagtacgaggcttcaccgacgcccagaaggacgagtacttcaggaggagatccacAGAGGATctgtccagcagaatcatctcacacgtcaagacgtccaggagcctccacatcatgtgtcagatcccagtgttctgctggatcactgctacggttctggagcacatgttgactacagagcagagaggagagctgcccaagaccctgacggacctgtactcacacttcctgctggtcctgacccagaagaagaggaacaagtaccacaagggacatgagaccagtccacaggagctgacggaggctgacagggatgttctcctgaagctggggaggctgGCATGGGAATatctgcagaaaggaaacatcatgttctaccaagaagacctggagcagtgtggtctagacgtcacagaggccttggttcactcaggagtCTGTACTGAGATCTTTAAAGTAGAGAGTGTGATCCTCCAGAAAACTGTCTACTGCTTTGtccatctgagcgttcaggagtttctggctgctgtgtaCATATTCCACTGCTACATCAACAGGACGTCAGGGGTTCTGGACTCTTTCCTGACAGTGTGGGAAAATGGTGACTCTGAACAAGACTCTTTAGACATCTTTCTAAGTAGAGTCCTGGATAAATCCCTTGAAAGTACAAATGGCCACCTTGACCTCATGGTTCAGTTTCTTCATGGCTTCTCTCTGGAGAAGCAGACACCATTAGGCGATCTCCTCTGTCAAACTAAGAACAGTCTGGAAACTAACCAAAAGACTAagaacaacctgaaggagatgaacaaGGATGCAGTGTCTCCTGAACGATGCATCAATGTTGTGCATTGTCTGTTAGAGATGAATGATTGTTCAGTATATGATGAGGTCCAGGAGTTCCTGAGGTGCAAGACAGGCCCGGGGAAAAGACTGTCTGAAATCCAGTGTTCAGCTTTGGCCAAAGTTCTGCTGTCATCAGAGCAGATTCTAGACACATTGGATTTGGAGAGGTACAACACGTCAAGAGAAGGACACTTGAGATTGATCCCAGCTCTAAGGAACTGCAGAACGGCTCG ACTCTCTGGCTGTGAATTTAAAGAGCCTCATTGTGAAGTGTTGGCTTCTTGTCTGaactccaacccctcccatttgagagaactggacctgagtcacAGTCAGCTGAACACGGTCACAAGTGTAAAGCTGTTCTTTGCCGGACTGAAGAGTCTAAACTGTAGACTGAAGATTCTGAG ACTGATGGCTTGCAGTTTGCCAGGCACTAGCTGTGCTTTGCTGGCAGCCGCCCTCATGTCCAACCCCTTCCACCTGAGGGAACTTGACCTGAGTATCAATGACCTGGGTGATTCAGGTGCAAAGGACTTGTTTGACTTTCTTGCGTGTCAGGACTGTAGACTGGACACTCTGAG tcTAAATTACTGCTCATTGACGTCCATGAGCTGTGATGGTCTGACTTCTGCTCTGAACCACAACCCCTTTTATCTGAGAACACTGAACCTAGTTGGAAACGACCTGGAGGACGGGGGAGTGAACAAGCTCACGTGTCTGGTGGAGAATTCAAAGTTTAAGCTGGAGACTGTGCG GATTGAGAACTGGGAGATTAAAGCTTCCATGGGAACGTG A
- the LOC114853947 gene encoding uncharacterized protein LOC114853947 isoform X3 has protein sequence MSDLTKRNPPGSSNTKKRKWDQPSVTMQPSSSCTLCDEVPKDPVLIKCGHWFCRQCITSCWVQSGSIGDSCPQCGKKSTTPGLRTDIKSSTVEPEVSLLEVLNEHKISLRKRFEESDETQSGAALIRIYPDLYIIEGQSGEVNTQHEVMQLETVCKKKCLKSPAIKVHEIFKSLPNEQTYVRVVLTIGVAGVGKTFSVQKFILDWAGCSENQDVDLLVLLSFRELNAILDDEYSLLTLLHDLHPILHMVTAEQLADCKLLFIFDGLDESRLSLDFNISEVVSDVTENASVEVLLTNLIQGNLLPSALVWITSRPAAPTHIPPTCVDRVTEVRGFTDAQKDEYFRRMSSHEDLSSRIISHVKTSRSLHIMCQIPVFCWITATVLEHMLTTEQTGELPKTLTDLYSHFLLVQTRRKRNNKEHEMSSQELTEADREVLLKLGKLAWEHLEKGHILFYEEDLKRLRINVQEALDCPGLWKNIFKKDKLMIFKPVYCFVHLSIQEFLAAVYIFHSYANSKMTAQKNFLKVQKYTYSQPNAFLKNMARYFGKYFDCNTSFDVFLMKAMRKSLSSKHGHLDLFIRFLHGLSLESNQSLLGGLIGQLEDIPQITDRVINNLKMMTNVVTFDGDSNHKAMTSADISPDRSMNIFHCLMEMNDQSVDQEIQDFLKSGDISKKRLSEIHCSALAYMLQISEEVLEEVDLKKYNTSEEGRQRLIPAVRNCRKAQISGCELEENHCGVLASVLQSYPFHLRELSLSCCQLNRVLLLKTLFAGLENPSCRLATLRLRHCSLSGMGCALLVSALKSNPSHLRQLELSVDNLQDSGVKALCGFLEKPDCQLEILRLRYCCLSRIGCMYLALAVKSNPSHLKELDITGNEPWDSVVRALSDFVKNPHFRLETLRHGRRSPVSAEEGLPCCSLCHDVLNDPMSTSCGHWFCRQCVTSYWDQCCAPKDHSCPQCGEIPRAAEVTESQASNTHNRQLQEVSDEHKLSLRMRYGCSDIESQFWIYPDTYVTVGHSEETHVQHEVMQLQTIYKKKTRHGIPIKVHDIFKGLNEHEIHIRVVLTKGVAGIGKTFSVQKFTLDWAEGRKNPDIIVLVLLSFRELNLIRDEQHSLLTLLHVFHPTLQKVPAEQLAVLKLLFIFDGLDESRLSLDFSHSELVSDVTHKSSVNVLLTNLIQGNLLPSALVWITSRPAAAHQIPPTCVDRVTEVRGFTDAQKDEYFRRRSTEDLSSRIISHVKTSRSLHIMCQIPVFCWITATVLEHMLTTEQRGELPKTLTDLYSHFLLVLTQKKRNKYHKGHETSPQELTEADRDVLLKLGRLAWEYLQKGNIMFYQEDLEQCGLDVTEALVHSGVCTEIFKVESVILQKTVYCFVHLSVQEFLAAVYIFHCYINRTSGVLDSFLTVWENGDSEQDSLDIFLSRVLDKSLESTNGHLDLMVQFLHGFSLEKQTPLGDLLCQTKNSLETNQKTKNNLKEMNKDAVSPERCINVVHCLLEMNDCSVYDEVQEFLRCKTGPGKRLSEIQCSALAKVLLSSEQILDTLDLERYNTSREGHLRLIPALRNCRTARLSGCEFKEPHCEVLASCLNSNPSHLRELDLSHSQLNTVTSVKLFFAGLKSLNCRLKILRLMACSLPGTSCALLAAALMSNPFHLRELDLSINDLGDSGAKDLFDFLACQDCRLDTLSLNYCSLTSMSCDGLTSALNHNPFYLRTLNLVGNDLEDGGVNKLTCLVENSKFKLETVR, from the exons ATGAGTGACTTAACGAAACGGAATCCGCCTGGATCTTCAAATACAAA aaaaaggaaatgGGATCAACCTTCAGTGACGATGCAGCCGTCCAGCAGCTGTACCTTGTGTGATGAAGTGCCGAAGGATCCGGTCTTGATTAAAtgtggacactggttctgcagacagtgcATCACGTCATGTTGGGTCCAGTCTGGGTCAATTGGTGACTCCTGTCCCCAGTGTGGAAAGAAATCCACAACACCTGGACTGAGGACAGACATTAAGAGCAGCACCGTAGAAC CAGAGGTTAGTCTACTGGAGGTTTTAAATGAACACAAGATCAGTCTGAGGAAGAGATTTGAAGAAAGTGATGAAACACAAAGTGGAGCCGCCCTCATCAGGATCTACCCTGACCTCTACATCATAGAGGGTCAGAGTGGAGAGGTTAATACCCAGCATGAGGTAATGCAGCTTGAGACAGTTTGTAAGAAAAAGTGCCTCAAAAGCCCTGCAATTAAGGTTCATGAAATCTTTAAATCATTACCAAACGAACAGACCTATGTCAGAGTCGTTCTAACCATTGGTGTCGCTGGtgttggaaaaaccttctctgTGCAGAAGTTCATTCTGGACTGggcagggtgctcagaaaaccAAGATGTTGATCTGTTGGTTCTGCTctcgttcagggagctgaacgCCATCTTGGATGACGAGTAcagtcttctcactctgctccaTGATTTACATCCAATATTGCACATGGTCACAGCTGAGCAGCTTGCTGACTGTaagcttttattcatttttgacggcctggatgaaagcagactctcactggacttTAACATCAGTGAGGTTGTGTCTGATGTTACAGAGAATGCTTCAGTAGAAGTattgctgaccaacctcatccagggcaacctgcttccctcggctctggtctggatcacttcccgGCCTGCAGCACCCACTCACATCCCTCCTACAtgtgtggacagggtcacagaagtacgaggcttcactgacgcccagaaggacgagtacttcaggaggatGTCCAGCCACGAAGATCTATCCAGTagaatcatctcacacgtcaagacgtccaggagcctccacatcatgtgtcagatcccagtgttctgctggatcactgctacggttctggagcacatgttgactacagagcagacaggggagcttcccaagaccctgacggacctgtactcacacttcctgctggtccagaccaggaggaagaggaacaatAAGGAACATGAGATGAGTTCACAGGAGCTGACCgaggctgacagggaagttctcctgaagctggggaAGCTGGCGTGGGAACATCTGGAGAAAGGACATATCCTATTTTATGAAGAAGACCTTAAGCGATTACGGATTAACGTGCAAGAGGCCTTGGATTGCCCTGGGCTTTGgaaaaatatctttaaaaaggacaaattaATGATTTTCAAACCTGTCTACTGCTTTGTCCATCTGAGCATTCAGGAGTTTCTTGCTGCCGTCTACATCTTCCACTCCTACGCCAACAGTAAGATGACGGCCCAGAAGAATTTCCTGAAAGTCCAGAAATACACTTATTCACAACCAAATGCGTTTTTAAAGAACATGGCTAGATATTTTGGAAAATATTTTGACTGTAATACATCTTTTGATGTTTTTCTAATGAAGGCCATGAGGAAATCCTTGAGTAGTAAACATGGCCACTTGGATCTCTTCATTCGCTTTCTTCATGGCCTCtctctggagtccaaccagagtcTTTTAGGGGGTCTGATAGGTCAGCTGGAGGACATCCCTCAAATCACAGACAGAGTTATAAACAATCTGAAGATGATGACCAATGTGGTTACTTTTGATGGAGACAGCAATCACAAAGCTATGACCAGTGCTGATATTTCTCCTGACCGGAGCATGAACATCTttcactgtctgatggagatgaacgaccagtCGGTCGATCAGGAAATCCAAGACTTCCTGAAGTCAGGGGACATATCGAAGAAGAGACTCTCTGAGATCCACTGCTCAGCTCtcgcctacatgctgcagatatcagaggaggttctggaggaggtTGACCTAAAgaagtacaacacatcagaggagggacgacagaggctgatcccagctgtgaggaactgcagaaaagCTCA AATTTCTGGCTGTGAGCTTGAGGAGAATCACTGTGGTGTTCTGGCCTCTGTTCTTCAGTCGTACCCGTTTCACCTGAGAGAGTTAAGCCTGAGTTGCTGCCAGCTGAACAGAGTCTTGTTGTTGAAGACGCTTTTTGCTGGACTGGAGAATCCCAGCTGTAGACTGGCAACGTTGAG ACTGAGacactgcagtttgtcaggaaTGGGCTGTGCTTTACTGGTCTCTGCTTTGAAGTcaaacccctcccatctgagacaACTGGAGCTGAGTGTcgacaacctgcaggactcggGAGTAAAAGCCTTGTGTGGTTTCCTGGAAAAGCCTGACTGTCAACTGGAGATCCTGAG ACTGAGGTACTGCTGTTTGTCAAGGATTGGCTGTATGTATCTGGCTTTAGCTGTGAAGTCAAACCCATCACATCTGAAAGAGCTGGACATCACTGGAAATGAACCATGGGACtcggttgtcagggctctgtctGACTTTGTGAAGAATCCACATTTTAGACTGGAGACTCTAAG ACATGGAAGGAGGAGTCCTGTTTCTGCAGAGGAAGGACTTCCCTGTTGCTCTTTGTGTCACGACGTGCTGAATGATCCAATGTCAACCAGCTGCGGACACTGGTTCTGTAGACAGTGCGTCACCTCATACTGGGACCAGTGTTGTGCACCAAAAGACCACTCGTGCCCCCAGTGTGGAGAAATACCTAGAGCAGCAGAAGTGACAGAGAGCCAGGCCAGCAATACACACA ATAGACAATTGCAAGAGGTTTCAGATGAACATAAGCTCAGTCTAAGGATGAGATATGGGTGTAGCGACATAGAAAGTCAGTTCTGGATCTACCCTGACACATACGTCACAGTTGGTCACAGTGAAGAGACTCATGTTCAGCATGAAGTGATGCAACTTCAgaccatttacaaaaaaaagactCGCCATGGCATCCCAATCAAGGTCCATGACATCTTTAAAGGTTTAAATGAGCATGAGATACACATTAGAGTGGTTCTAACAAAGGGCGTTGCTGGCATTGGAAAAACCTTCTCAgtgcagaagttcactctggactgggcagAGGGTCGGAAAAACCCAGATATCAttgtgctggttctgctgtcgttcagggagctgaacctgatcagagatgagcagcacagccttctcacgctgctccatgttttccatccaacgctccagaaggtcccagcagagcagctcgctgtcctgaagcttctgttcatctttgacggcctggatgaaagcagactctcactggacttcagccacagtgagctggtgtctgacgtcacacacaagtcatcagttaatgtgctgctgaccaacctcatccagggcaacctgcttccctcggctctggtctggatcacttcccgacccgcagcggcccatcagatccctcctacgtgtgtggacagggtcacagaagtacgaggcttcaccgacgcccagaaggacgagtacttcaggaggagatccacAGAGGATctgtccagcagaatcatctcacacgtcaagacgtccaggagcctccacatcatgtgtcagatcccagtgttctgctggatcactgctacggttctggagcacatgttgactacagagcagagaggagagctgcccaagaccctgacggacctgtactcacacttcctgctggtcctgacccagaagaagaggaacaagtaccacaagggacatgagaccagtccacaggagctgacggaggctgacagggatgttctcctgaagctggggaggctgGCATGGGAATatctgcagaaaggaaacatcatgttctaccaagaagacctggagcagtgtggtctagacgtcacagaggccttggttcactcaggagtCTGTACTGAGATCTTTAAAGTAGAGAGTGTGATCCTCCAGAAAACTGTCTACTGCTTTGtccatctgagcgttcaggagtttctggctgctgtgtaCATATTCCACTGCTACATCAACAGGACGTCAGGGGTTCTGGACTCTTTCCTGACAGTGTGGGAAAATGGTGACTCTGAACAAGACTCTTTAGACATCTTTCTAAGTAGAGTCCTGGATAAATCCCTTGAAAGTACAAATGGCCACCTTGACCTCATGGTTCAGTTTCTTCATGGCTTCTCTCTGGAGAAGCAGACACCATTAGGCGATCTCCTCTGTCAAACTAAGAACAGTCTGGAAACTAACCAAAAGACTAagaacaacctgaaggagatgaacaaGGATGCAGTGTCTCCTGAACGATGCATCAATGTTGTGCATTGTCTGTTAGAGATGAATGATTGTTCAGTATATGATGAGGTCCAGGAGTTCCTGAGGTGCAAGACAGGCCCGGGGAAAAGACTGTCTGAAATCCAGTGTTCAGCTTTGGCCAAAGTTCTGCTGTCATCAGAGCAGATTCTAGACACATTGGATTTGGAGAGGTACAACACGTCAAGAGAAGGACACTTGAGATTGATCCCAGCTCTAAGGAACTGCAGAACGGCTCG ACTCTCTGGCTGTGAATTTAAAGAGCCTCATTGTGAAGTGTTGGCTTCTTGTCTGaactccaacccctcccatttgagagaactggacctgagtcacAGTCAGCTGAACACGGTCACAAGTGTAAAGCTGTTCTTTGCCGGACTGAAGAGTCTAAACTGTAGACTGAAGATTCTGAG ACTGATGGCTTGCAGTTTGCCAGGCACTAGCTGTGCTTTGCTGGCAGCCGCCCTCATGTCCAACCCCTTCCACCTGAGGGAACTTGACCTGAGTATCAATGACCTGGGTGATTCAGGTGCAAAGGACTTGTTTGACTTTCTTGCGTGTCAGGACTGTAGACTGGACACTCTGAG tcTAAATTACTGCTCATTGACGTCCATGAGCTGTGATGGTCTGACTTCTGCTCTGAACCACAACCCCTTTTATCTGAGAACACTGAACCTAGTTGGAAACGACCTGGAGGACGGGGGAGTGAACAAGCTCACGTGTCTGGTGGAGAATTCAAAGTTTAAGCTGGAGACTGTGCGGTGA